A segment of the Phalacrocorax aristotelis chromosome 5, bGulAri2.1, whole genome shotgun sequence genome:
CCGCTGTTGCGTCGCTTTGCGCTGCTTTGCATCGCCCGGTGCCGCGCAGCCTTGCCGGGTTGGACCTTGCACCGGGCTCCCTGGTCTGGCCTTGCTCTGCTCGGCGCCGCGCAGCGCTGCCCCGTCCCCCACTGCCCGAAGCTCCTCGGCCTGATATTGCACAgtgctccctccctgctccagcgcTGCATTGCACTGTGCTGTGCCCTTCCACCGCTGCCTAGCCCTGCGTGGTCTTGCACTTGTTCGTGCTCCCTGCTCCGCGGTTGCGTTGCACCGTGTTGTGCCACCTAGCTCCCATCCAGTGCTGCCCTGTCCTGGTCCCTCACCGCGCCACACTGCATGAGGTTGTTGAGCCAGGCCCCGTGCTGCCCTGCCCCGGTCAGGTGCTTTCCTGCCGGACACGGCTGATCTGGatttgttctgcattttcaggTCCCTTACTGCATTGCACTGGTTGGCGTAGAGTTGCACCGTGCAGCGCTTTGCTGACAGGTCCGGTATTGCACAGCGTTGCCTGACCTGGAATTGCATTGCACGGTGTTGCAcaatgctgtgctgctgggtcCCATACTGCGTTGCACTGGCTGGTCTGGAGCTGGGTTGTACTGCCCTGCCTTTCCTAGTCCTGTATTGCATTGTGCTGCCTTGCCCTGCATTACGTCCCATTGCCCACTGCCATCGTGTTGCTGGCTGTACTGCGCTGTGCTGCTGGGTGCCACGCTGCATTATACTGCCTCATCCTGGATTGCATTGCCCGGTCCCATACTGCATCTGGATTTCCCTTGCAGTGacctgctctgccagctctggaattgcacagctctgcttctcGCTGCCCAGTCccgtgctgctgcccagcccaaGCCCACGCAGCCTGGGGTTGCCTGCTGCCAGCTTGTGTTATGCCATCCCACCTGGTCCCCATGTGCTTGCTGTATCCCATGCCGCCTGGCCCTGCGTGTGCATTCCTGGTCCCTTACAGGGTCGTGctgtgcagcctcctccctgctgtACCTCCCTGGGCCCTATTGCATGCtgaggccttttcctctcctggtGTGCAGTCCCTTTGTGTGCAGAGCCCATCCCCTGCAGACCCTTCCCAAGGCCCTGCCCCACCATGCCCAGCTACCTCTGAGCTGCCATCAGCCCCAAGGGCCTGGTGCTGTATGGTGCTTGGGGGCCAAATCCATGCCTGGGTCACAGAAGCCCATGGGAGTGCTGAGGATAGGGGCACAAGCAGATGGGGGGATCCCCAGGGTGGTGGCGTGGACAGGTAAAGGGGAGTGTTCAGGTGCGGGGGGACAAGGAGCAGGCATGGGGGTCTCCAGGGTGGTGAGGGTGTGGAGGGATTCCCAGTGTGGTGGGGCACATAGGGCCCTGGGTGTGTCTGGGATGTGGGGCACAGGCACCCATCGGGGAGAGGTAGACACAGGGAATCTGTGCCCCTCCAACACCCCTGTGATGGCTATGGGAAGGGGACCAGTCAATGTTCCTTTTCCCTGGCAcagggggtgctgggtgcagcAGGGTGCCAGACACCCTTCTTTGTCCCCCTTCTTCCAACAGCCCTGGGGGCTATCAGGGaccctcccctccctgggggtgggggggacaaGGGACCTCtgcggcagggctgggggccagCCTCTGAGGGCTATTGTCACCCTGGGAGGAGGCCTGAAAGGGGGATTGTTCTGTCTCTCCCTGGGTTGCTGGGGATGTTGGTATTTTGGGTCATTAAACAGTTCTGATTTGGGGGGGTCGCGACCCTGGCAAGCCCTGAATAGCTATtgtcccttttcttcccctgctgaATGGAAGGCCGGCTGGCCACgctgggctgggggatgcaCGACGGCGTTCCCACACCACCGCCCAGGGACCGCCAGATGCTGCGTGCCGCCactgctgccctccccaccTCACGGTGGATTGGGATAAATCACCATCCTGCTTCCCTCTGGCCCCACTTTGGGCTGCCAttggcagcagcttttctccccTGGGTGCTCCTTTGCAAGATGGGGACGGGTCGCCTGGCTTGCCTGGGGTGCAGCTGCACCCCATTCTCCATAGCAGGGTGCTCAAATGTGCGTCTGTCATTAGTCCTAATAaacagcttttccctttttagcCCAGTATTTCATGGGAAGTGGTCCTGTGTGGGGACCGACGGTGGCAGCTGCTCCCAGTGGAGAGGTGGGGGTGAAAAGGGACTGAAATTCTTGCAGGCTTTGCAAGACACGTGGTGAAAAGCCGAAGAAGCAGACTTattatttctcctctttgaGCTTTCTTGTTCCTActgctggcagtggggctgagcCATGGGGTTTTGCAGGAGAGCATGGAGGGCAGCAATGCTTGTGAACTCATCCCACCTATTAACCAAACAACTTTGGGTGCTAGTGGCATGTTCAGGACGGGACCCCGAGGCTGAACCCAGCCATGTTCAGCCTGCCCTGCGGTGCTGCGAAACATCCCAAAGAGCTTTCTCCTCGTGGGAGTTTCCAGAATTTGTGTCTGTGCTTTGAATGCAGCCTAATCGACTGGGAGTGGTGGGAAAGGAAACACCTAGCAAAAATAAGGATGCAAGCCACAAAGCATTTGTGCTTTGCACTCTCATCCCACACTTAAAGCTCGCTGatgggggagcaggagctgggcacagGGCCCTGCTTGAACTCATTTGCTCAGCCTTGCGGGGATTTTCCCCGTGCCATGGGCTGGGTTTTCGTCGCGGGCCAGTTTGGCATCTGCAGATAGCGGAGCTGGCGCAACCCCTGTTGCCCTGTGCACATGGGTGCTTGCGCATTTCATTGCTGTGGGCCTCAGAGCTGCGCcttaaatcttttatttccccATCCCAGTCCAGAGCTGAGAGGGAGACAGGGCTGTGGCAGGCACTGCAGGAGTCTGGTGCCTACATGCCTGGTTTCAGGCTCCCACAGGAGGTCCCTGGGAGCAGGTTGGAGTGGCCAAGCTTGTGGATCTATGTTTCCCCATCAGGGCTGATCAACTGCACGCTGCGGCTGGGAGGTCAGCTGCCGCCTTAGACCAATGGTGGTGAAATCTGTCCTTCCCTCGGCCTGGTCGTGCTGGGGGTGCACCCCAGCGCTGTATGTGTACAGCCCAGGGGCTCCCTAGCCCTTCGGGCACACCAGCGGCAGGGTAGCTTGCAGGCAGCGGCCTGGGGAAACCAAGGCACCCCAGGCCTCTGGCAGGGTGGGGACAGCAGCTGAGCCGGAAAGCCATCCTGTCCCCGTGCTGAATGGCACCGGTGGGGCAGGTTGGGGTGGTTTTGCTCCCTGCCCACGGGTGGGTGCCGGCGCCAGGGTCTGATGGCATCTCTCACCCTCACTCAGGCACTATCCGCCCTGTCCGGCGCAGCTACTATGACCCATCATCAGCACCAGGCAAGGGAGTTGTGTGGGAGTGGGAGAATGACAGCGGGTCGTGGACACCCTACGACATGGACGTGGGCATCACCATCCAGCGTGCCTATGAGAAGCAGCACCCCTGGGTGGACCTGAGTGCCATTGGCTTCTGCTACGTCATCGACTTTGCCACCATGGGCCAGATCAACCGGCAGACTCAGCGCAAGCGCCGTGTCCGCCGCCGCCTTGACATGGTCTACCCACTGGTCTCGGGTACCCTGCCCAAGTCACAGTCATGgccagccagccctggggtgGCGGCAGCCCCCCCAGTCCCGGCCTGCGCCTGCCCCCAGTGCCTCCTGGTCATGAGCGTCAAAGCCACGGTATCAGCTTCTGGCCCTGGCActgccaccctgcagccccgcAAAGCCCCCCCTGTGCCACCCGCCGCCCCCAAAGCCCCGGTGCCAGCCCCAGGGGCCAAGGCGCCTGACAGTATGGCTGCGGTGCGTGGCTCGCTGAAGCCACTGGCAGCCCAGGGGAGCCGGCGACAGGCAGCCAGCACGCCTGCCTTGAGCTCGGCCAGCTCCACTGCCAGCCCCCCCAGCATGGGCAGTGGCAAGGCATCCCGTCCTGGCCTTGGGACCCTGAACCGCAACCACCTCCAGCGCCTGGCCATCGCCCAGTCCCGGGTGCTCATTGCTTCTGGGTAAGTCCCGCCATGTGCGAGTGAGAGGGTCATTGCGGGGAGAACAGGGGctgcatgatttttttccacccccccccccccccaaggcaCAGCGGGGCTGCAGCCCCATGGAGCTCCCCACTGCAGGGGTGCTATCACCCCTGAGCCTGATGGGAGGCGGTCCCGAACCTCGTGCAGGTGGAGGGCTCTGCTGGGCCCCTCGCTTTCCCCATGGGTGCCTTGGGACTGGAGCAAGGATGGGGCCACTCCTGCATCTCAATCAGGAGGCTGAGGCTGCGCTTTCTCTTGGTGGCAGGGGATGTGTGGGGGACTACGAAAGCCCCAGAGAAAAGCCATTCAGACCCAATGAGAAGGGGTCCCTCCAGACCCCCACCCTCCGAAGACACTTTTTTTCAAGGGGGTGGACGTTTAATGAGCCTGTTTCTCCCCTTTGTCTGGCTTTGCCGTCAGCCTTCTGTCGCAGCCTGgcccctttcctctccctcttcatcctcccccttccctctgctcctgaCCTGCCAGGAAACTTTCCCATGGAGGAGAGCCCCaagggcgggcggggggggggagggaagagctgcagcagcGATGTGGCTGTAGgagaaaagagggggaaaaaaacccaaaccacaacagATCAGCCTGGGGAGCGGTGACAAAAAGGGGCTGTGAATGGAGATGCAGGCTGGGTTtctaaagagcaagagaaaggcaggagggggcgggggggggcacgTCACCCTGTCGGGGGATTCTCTATTTCCAGCCAGGGCCTGTGCAGTTGCTTAGGCAACTATTGTCTGGCCCCTGCTGgcccccaggggctgcagggacatgGGTGCCTGCTGACGGCCCTGACGTGGTCTCTGCTGGCTCCTCGCAGGGTCCCCACCGTCCCTGTGAAGAACCTCACTGGCTCCAGCCCCGTCAACCCAGCCCTGGCAGGTGAGGATGGGGCTGCAATGGGGTGCCCAGAGCCTGCGGGTGCTGGCTTAGTGTTTGGGGGAATATCTGGGGTTTGGGGTGATGCTGGTTCCTTAGTGCCATTTTGAACCCTCTTGCCCAGGGATCACGGGGATTCTAATGAGTGCGGCCGGGCTGCCCGTCTGCCTGACACGTCCCCCCAAGCTGGTGCTGCACCCTCCGCCCGTCAGCAAAAGTGAGATCCAGTCCATCCCTGGCATCTCCCACACCTGCCGCAAGACCACCAAGAAACAGGCCAAGAAGGGTGAGAGGCACTTTGCCACTTGGCCCCTGTTCCTGTCCCCTCTTCCCAACCTGGttccccttttccctctgtCTCCTCCCGCTGCCCCCAGCAGTGCGTTTCCCCCgtgctgccctccagcccctctgACTCTTGCTCTTCCGCAGGTAAAACCCCAGAGGAGGTACTGAAAAAATACCTGCAGAAGGTGCGGCAGCCAGTGGATGAGGTGCGAGAAGCGGGGGTTGCGCtggggtgtccctggggtgCTTTGCTCTGGGAAGAGCAAATGGGGACATGGGTGATgcctctgtgctgtgcaggggTCTCACCACCCCTCATGCCTCTGCCCTGTCCCCCTCTGAAGAGGGGCTGTGTGTCGCATGCACGTGTTGGCTGGCCCCTGTGGTGGCCCAGGGTGATGGCACAGCCGCAGGGGTGAGTGCTGGTCCCTGGGCAAGAGTAGGGCAGCTCGTCAGCCTTGTGTCCTTGGCGAGGTGCCAGATGTATTCATCCATCTaacccctctcctccctttccGTGCAGGACTGCACCATCTGCATGGAGCGCCTCTCTGCACCCTCTGGCTACAAGGGACCACAGCCAGCCATCAAGCCTGACCTGGTGGGGAAGCTGGTGAAATGTGGCCACGTCTTCCACCTCCACTGCCTGGTCGCCATGTACAACAACGGCAACAAGGTGCAAGGCTGTGGCCCTGGGGGATGCCCGAGCCCCTGGCTCAGCGACCTGTGCTGAGCTGCACCTGCCCTCAGTGGGA
Coding sequences within it:
- the DTX4 gene encoding E3 ubiquitin-protein ligase DTX4; amino-acid sequence: MLLASAVVVWEWLNEHGRWRPYSPAVSHHIEAVARAGPRAGGSVVLGQADSRLAPYIIDLQSMHQFRQDTGTIRPVRRSYYDPSSAPGKGVVWEWENDSGSWTPYDMDVGITIQRAYEKQHPWVDLSAIGFCYVIDFATMGQINRQTQRKRRVRRRLDMVYPLVSGTLPKSQSWPASPGVAAAPPVPACACPQCLLVMSVKATVSASGPGTATLQPRKAPPVPPAAPKAPVPAPGAKAPDSMAAVRGSLKPLAAQGSRRQAASTPALSSASSTASPPSMGSGKASRPGLGTLNRNHLQRLAIAQSRVLIASGVPTVPVKNLTGSSPVNPALAGITGILMSAAGLPVCLTRPPKLVLHPPPVSKSEIQSIPGISHTCRKTTKKQAKKGKTPEEVLKKYLQKVRQPVDEDCTICMERLSAPSGYKGPQPAIKPDLVGKLVKCGHVFHLHCLVAMYNNGNKDGSLQCPTCKTIYGVKTGTQPPGKMEYHVIPHALPGHSDCKTIRIIYNIPPGVQGPEHPNPGKSFTARGFPRHCYLPDSEKGRKVLKLLLVAWDRRLIFAIGTSSTTGESDTVIWNEIHHKTEFGSNLTGHGYPDINYLDNVLAELAAQGITEESLVQEKD